A single Acidaminococcus sp. DNA region contains:
- a CDS encoding IS1182 family transposase yields the protein MPKKKPTQKDYTKIGSSYQLFLPLNFEVQIPNDDPVRLVRAMVEGMDVKALYDTYSHVENKLTSPIQLLEIVIYACMEGIRGSRKIEQSCKRDTHFMFLLDGKKAPDNATIARFCSLHLKPCIKELMIQMDKWLLARGFITLDSLFIDGTKIESVANKYKFVWKNRVLGSQNKLIEKLEQLVPEIEERFGIKVCYGNTFHIRHLKKLLKKLLVIKRAEGIEFVHGCGKRKTILQKYYEILANYLKRLKVYTKQLHICGERNSFAKTDPDATFMRMKEDAMLNGALKPGYNVQYANNSGFTLFADVSAHPTDMRTLIPFLEGFEAHFGQKFANIVADAGYESEENLVWLKKNQYTSYIKPNNYERSKRKKYKNDIGKAENMTYLPDQDMYICKGRRLLKVSKVTQVKNRSGYVSEKTYYECKDCSGCPYKEQCIHGNNCRTPMEKRNKKLVVSKNFAALRAESLKNITSEYGKELRMNRSIQAEGAFADLKDSLNVRRLETRGKGNALVTVGICAMARNVLKVHHKVQDGKEDLHLYPLKKEA from the coding sequence ATGCCAAAAAAGAAACCTACACAAAAGGATTATACAAAAATTGGCAGTTCTTATCAACTTTTTCTTCCTCTAAATTTTGAAGTACAAATCCCTAATGACGATCCTGTTCGCTTGGTGCGTGCCATGGTAGAAGGGATGGATGTAAAGGCATTGTATGACACGTATTCTCATGTCGAGAATAAATTAACGTCACCAATTCAGCTGCTGGAAATCGTCATTTATGCATGTATGGAAGGAATTCGTGGTTCGCGTAAGATAGAGCAATCCTGTAAAAGAGACACTCATTTCATGTTCCTCTTAGATGGGAAAAAAGCTCCGGATAATGCAACCATTGCAAGATTTTGTTCCCTCCATCTAAAACCATGTATCAAGGAGCTCATGATTCAGATGGATAAATGGCTGCTGGCTCGCGGGTTCATCACGCTGGATAGCCTGTTCATCGATGGGACAAAAATTGAATCTGTGGCAAACAAATACAAATTTGTTTGGAAAAACAGAGTCTTAGGCAGCCAGAACAAACTCATAGAGAAACTGGAGCAACTGGTTCCCGAAATCGAGGAACGTTTCGGAATCAAGGTCTGTTACGGAAACACTTTCCACATCCGTCATTTAAAGAAGCTCCTAAAAAAACTGCTTGTCATAAAGCGGGCTGAGGGAATCGAGTTTGTTCACGGATGTGGGAAAAGAAAGACCATCCTACAGAAGTACTATGAGATTTTAGCTAACTATCTCAAACGGCTTAAGGTGTATACGAAGCAGCTTCATATCTGTGGGGAACGGAACAGCTTTGCCAAAACAGACCCGGATGCTACCTTTATGAGGATGAAAGAAGACGCCATGCTTAATGGCGCCTTAAAGCCGGGATACAATGTCCAATATGCAAACAATTCCGGTTTTACCTTGTTTGCAGATGTAAGTGCACATCCAACAGACATGCGGACACTCATTCCTTTTCTTGAAGGATTTGAAGCCCACTTCGGTCAGAAATTTGCAAACATTGTAGCCGATGCAGGCTATGAAAGCGAAGAGAACTTGGTCTGGCTGAAGAAGAATCAGTATACTTCATATATCAAGCCTAACAATTATGAAAGAAGCAAGAGGAAAAAGTATAAGAACGACATCGGCAAAGCAGAAAACATGACATATTTGCCTGATCAAGACATGTATATCTGTAAAGGCAGGAGACTGCTGAAAGTCAGCAAAGTAACCCAGGTAAAGAACCGGTCGGGATATGTGTCAGAGAAAACATATTACGAATGTAAGGACTGCAGCGGTTGTCCCTACAAGGAACAGTGCATCCATGGGAACAATTGCAGGACACCCATGGAGAAAAGAAACAAGAAATTAGTGGTCTCGAAGAATTTTGCTGCATTGAGGGCAGAATCCCTGAAGAACATTACTTCCGAATATGGTAAGGAACTGAGGATGAACCGCAGTATACAGGCAGAAGGAGCCTTTGCGGATCTCAAGGATTCATTAAATGTCAGAAGACTAGAAACCCGAGGCAAAGGAAATGCCCTGGTAACAGTGGGAATATGTGCCATGGCACGGAATGTCTTGAAGGTTCATCACAAAGTTCAAGACGGCAAAGAGGATTTGCACTTGTATCCGCTGAAAAAAGAGGCCTAA